From Bacillus basilensis, a single genomic window includes:
- the argS gene encoding arginine--tRNA ligase codes for MNSLEQVKGLIKEEIQAAVLKAELATEEQIPNVVLESPKDKTNGDFSTNMAMQLARVAKKAPRMIAEELVANFDKAKASIEKIEIAGPGFINFYMDNSYLTDLIPTIVNAGEAYGETNTGKGEKVQIEFVSANPTGDLHLGHARGAAVGDTLCNLLAKAGYDVSREYYINDAGNQIHNLALSVEARYMQALGLEKEMPEDGYHGADIIGIGKRLAEEFGDRYAKADAEESYEFYRSYGLKYELAKLQKDLESFRVKFDVWFSETSLYKNGKIDQALAVLKEREEIFEEDGATWFRSMTYGDDKNRVLIKNDGSYTYLTPDIAYHRDKLERGFDKLINIWGADHHGYIPRMKAAIQALGYDKETLEVEIIQMVQLYQNGEKMKMSKRTGKAVTLRELMEEVGVDAMRYFFAMRSGDSHLDFDMDLAVSKSNENPVYYAQYAHARVCSILRQGEELGLATGGDVNYKLVTSEKEVELLKKLGEFPAVVADAAQKRLPHRITNYAFELAAALHSFYNAEKVLNQDNLELSKARYELMKAVRTTLQNALAIVGVSAPEKM; via the coding sequence ATGAATTCTTTAGAACAAGTAAAAGGATTGATTAAAGAAGAAATTCAAGCTGCTGTATTAAAGGCAGAATTAGCAACAGAAGAACAGATTCCAAACGTTGTATTAGAATCTCCAAAAGATAAAACAAATGGTGACTTCTCTACAAACATGGCAATGCAACTTGCACGCGTTGCGAAAAAAGCACCTCGTATGATTGCAGAAGAATTAGTTGCAAACTTCGATAAAGCAAAAGCTTCTATTGAAAAAATTGAAATCGCAGGTCCTGGTTTCATTAACTTCTACATGGATAATAGCTACTTAACAGACTTAATTCCAACAATCGTTAACGCTGGCGAAGCTTACGGTGAAACGAATACTGGTAAAGGTGAAAAAGTACAAATTGAGTTCGTATCTGCGAACCCAACAGGTGACCTTCACTTAGGACATGCACGTGGCGCAGCAGTAGGTGACACTCTATGTAACCTATTAGCAAAAGCAGGGTACGATGTATCTCGTGAGTACTATATTAATGACGCTGGTAACCAAATTCATAACTTAGCTCTTTCTGTTGAAGCTCGTTACATGCAAGCTTTAGGCCTAGAGAAAGAAATGCCAGAAGACGGATACCATGGTGCGGATATCATTGGAATCGGTAAGCGTTTAGCTGAAGAATTTGGCGATCGTTATGCAAAAGCTGATGCTGAAGAAAGCTATGAGTTCTATCGTTCATACGGTTTAAAATATGAATTAGCAAAACTTCAAAAAGACTTAGAAAGCTTCCGTGTTAAATTTGATGTATGGTTCTCAGAAACTTCATTATACAAAAACGGAAAAATCGATCAAGCTCTTGCTGTATTAAAAGAGCGTGAAGAAATCTTTGAAGAAGACGGCGCAACTTGGTTCCGTTCAATGACTTACGGCGATGACAAAAACCGTGTATTAATTAAAAACGACGGTTCTTACACATACTTAACGCCAGATATCGCGTATCACCGTGATAAATTAGAGCGTGGTTTCGATAAGTTAATTAACATTTGGGGTGCTGACCACCATGGTTACATTCCTCGTATGAAAGCTGCTATTCAAGCGTTAGGTTACGATAAAGAAACACTTGAAGTAGAAATCATCCAAATGGTACAACTATACCAAAACGGTGAAAAAATGAAGATGAGTAAACGTACAGGTAAAGCAGTTACACTTCGTGAGCTTATGGAAGAAGTAGGCGTGGACGCAATGCGTTACTTCTTCGCAATGCGTAGCGGTGATTCTCATTTAGACTTCGATATGGACTTAGCTGTATCAAAATCTAATGAAAACCCAGTATACTATGCACAATATGCTCATGCTCGTGTATGCAGTATCCTTCGTCAAGGTGAAGAGTTAGGATTAGCTACAGGCGGAGACGTGAACTACAAACTTGTTACTTCTGAGAAAGAAGTAGAGTTACTGAAAAAACTTGGTGAATTCCCAGCTGTAGTTGCGGATGCAGCACAAAAACGTCTGCCACACCGCATTACAAACTATGCATTTGAATTAGCTGCAGCACTACACAGCTTCTACAATGCAGAAAAAGTATTAAACCAAGATAACTTAGAATTAAGTAAAGCTCGTTACGAATTAATGAAAGCAGTACGCACTACACTTCAAAACGCATTAGCAATCGTAGGAGTATCTGCACCAGAAAAAATGTAA
- a CDS encoding DUF1934 domain-containing protein: MEKQLAGLPVHVHFVTEIREGARKETVAFEANGQYYVKGQGTYVTFQEPNEQGEVKTIIKIQDEQVLIMRSGAVSMRQTHVKGEWTTGTYTSELGTFALQTKTDNVLFKWSDEKKKGQLFLTYALLLSEQEAGRYTITLNLKEAK, translated from the coding sequence GTGGAGAAACAACTTGCAGGCTTGCCGGTACACGTTCATTTCGTAACAGAAATCCGTGAAGGGGCGAGGAAGGAAACCGTTGCTTTTGAAGCAAATGGTCAATACTATGTAAAAGGTCAAGGTACATATGTAACATTCCAAGAGCCGAACGAACAGGGCGAAGTGAAAACAATTATTAAAATTCAAGATGAACAAGTTCTCATTATGCGTTCAGGTGCTGTTTCAATGCGTCAAACGCATGTGAAAGGTGAATGGACAACTGGTACGTACACGAGTGAACTTGGTACGTTTGCATTGCAAACAAAGACTGATAACGTTCTTTTTAAATGGTCGGATGAAAAGAAAAAAGGACAACTCTTCTTAACGTACGCATTGCTTCTAAGTGAACAAGAAGCTGGCAGATATACAATTACACTTAATTTGAAGGAGGCAAAATAA
- a CDS encoding S66 peptidase family protein, translating to MLPTRLKKGDEIRVISPSCSLSIVSTENRKLAIKRLADMGFQVTFSTYADEIDRFASSSISSRVQDFHEAFGDPNVKAILTTLGGYNSNGLLKHLDYDLIRENPKFFCGYSDITALNNVIYTKTGLVTYSGPHFSSFGMKKGLEYTTDYFLKCLTSNEPIEVLPSETWSDDSWYVDQENRDFIKNEGYFSIHEGEATGEIIGGNMSTLNLLQGTPYMPNLQDKILFLEEDSLTGKATLKTFDRYLHSLMQQQNFEYVKGIVIGKMQKDAECKIEDIQEMITSKPELAHIPIIANASFGHTTPIFTFPIGGRAKIMSNKEKTSITILTH from the coding sequence GTGCTACCAACAAGATTGAAAAAAGGTGATGAAATTAGAGTTATTTCACCATCTTGTAGTTTAAGTATTGTCTCAACTGAAAACAGAAAGCTTGCTATAAAAAGATTAGCCGACATGGGCTTTCAAGTTACATTCTCAACATATGCTGATGAGATAGATCGATTTGCTTCCTCTTCTATTTCTTCACGCGTTCAAGACTTCCACGAGGCATTTGGAGACCCTAATGTAAAAGCCATTTTGACGACACTTGGCGGATACAACTCTAATGGTTTATTAAAGCATCTCGATTATGATCTAATTCGAGAAAATCCGAAGTTTTTCTGTGGCTATTCTGATATTACCGCTTTAAATAATGTAATTTACACAAAAACAGGACTTGTTACATATTCAGGACCCCATTTCTCTTCATTTGGAATGAAGAAAGGACTCGAGTATACGACCGATTACTTTTTAAAATGCTTAACTTCTAATGAGCCTATTGAAGTCCTGCCCTCTGAAACATGGAGCGATGATTCTTGGTATGTAGATCAGGAAAACCGAGATTTCATTAAAAATGAAGGATACTTTTCAATTCACGAAGGCGAAGCAACTGGAGAGATTATCGGTGGTAATATGAGCACATTGAATTTACTGCAAGGTACACCATATATGCCAAATTTACAGGATAAAATTTTATTTCTTGAGGAGGATAGCTTAACTGGAAAAGCTACTCTTAAAACCTTTGATCGTTATTTACATTCCCTTATGCAGCAACAAAATTTTGAGTACGTAAAAGGCATCGTTATAGGAAAGATGCAAAAAGATGCAGAATGTAAGATAGAAGACATTCAAGAAATGATTACTTCAAAACCTGAACTTGCACATATTCCTATCATTGCAAACGCAAGTTTCGGGCATACAACCCCAATTTTCACTTTCCCAATTGGTGGACGTGCAAAAATCATGTCTAACAAAGAAAAAACATCTATCACTATTTTAACGCACTAA
- a CDS encoding YxeA family protein, translating into MKLVIKVLVVFAIILGGTAYYLNTKTEGVHAFVDNFFSNKEIQDYYAVIDKGEKKDGDYLYTFKGYTEDGKLQVVKRMMNRELHTGAFIKIYAKGMQGKGWAEIPKESIPQKALQKIEKP; encoded by the coding sequence TGGTTGTATTCGCCATCATTCTAGGTGGAACAGCGTACTATTTGAACACAAAAACAGAAGGTGTACATGCTTTTGTAGACAACTTCTTTTCAAATAAAGAAATACAAGATTATTATGCGGTTATAGATAAAGGTGAGAAAAAAGACGGAGATTACTTGTATACATTTAAAGGGTATACAGAAGACGGAAAGTTACAAGTTGTTAAAAGAATGATGAACCGTGAATTGCATACAGGGGCGTTTATAAAAATTTATGCAAAAGGTATGCAAGGAAAAGGGTGGGCTGAAATCCCAAAAGAGTCAATCCCACAAAAAGCGTTGCAAAAAATAGAAAAACCATAA